The Winogradskyella schleiferi genome contains the following window.
TGCGGACAATGGCGTGGACGCCATAGATACCACGGTGAGCTATAACAATATCGTACAAGATGCACAGACCCTATATGTAAGGGTAGAGAGTGCCACCATAGCAACGGACTGTGCCACTATAGTCGTGCTGGAGTTAATAGTGGAGCCAACACCACAGTTAATGGCGCCAACACCATTGGAGGCCTGTGACGATATCTCGGCCGATGGTTTTGCGGTCTTTAACCTTACGGACAAGGCAGACGAGATACTGAACGGCCAGGACCCAACACGGTATATCCTGAGCTATTATGAAAGCGAGGCGAATGCGGCACTAGCGATGAGCCCAATCGGCAACCCGTTGGCCTATACCAATACGGACGATTTTAACCAAACGATCTGGGTGCGTGTAGAGGACAACACTACGGTAGAAGGCTGTTACAAGCTAACAAGCTTGGAGCTGATAGTGAACGCCTTACCGGTTTTGGTAACACCGGCACCATTAGAGCTGTGTGACGCGATCACTTTGGACGATGGGCAGGAAGCCTTTACGCTCGAAGACGCCAATGCGGAAATACTAAACGGACAAACAGGAATTACGCTAACGTATTACGAGACCCAATCGGACGCGGACAATGCCACTGTTCCAATCGAAAGTCCTTATACCAATACGGGCAACCCCCAGACTGTTTTTGTAAGGGCAGAAAACGATATCACGGGCTGTTACAATACGGTAACGCTAACACTGAGGGTCAACCCGATCCCATCACCGGAAGCAAACCCTGATCCCATAGAGGTCTGTGACGAGGACAATGACGGTTTTGCGGAGTTCGATCTGGAGATCCGAACAATAGAGGTGACCAATGGGGAGTCCGATGTCGTGATCACCTATCACGAAACCCAGAGCGATGCAGAACAAGGGGAGAATGCGATCACGGGACTGTACACTAACATCGTGGCCAATAACCAGATGATCTATGTGCGCTCGGAGAGCACGCTTACCGGATGCTACAACCTTACCCTTAACACGCTGGAGCTTATTGTGCACCCGGCACCGGAAGTACCGACAAGCATAGAACCTTACACGATCTGTGATAGCGACAATGATGGTTCGGCGCAGTTCGACCTGAGCACCAAGGACGAAGAAGTGCTCAACGGACAAGAACCGACAACAGTGGAACTGACCTACCATGTAAGTGCAGCGAATGCAGAAACAGGGGTCAACCCCATCATCAATGTGGGCAACTATACCAACAACGGTAACCCACAAACGATCTATGTACGTTTATACGACCCTATAACGACCTGTTTTGATACGGGTATGTTCGAGCTGATCGTAGCCTTGCCGCCAGAAGCGGTACAGCCCACACAATTAAACGAATGTGACGACCTAGGGGAAGTACCGGGAGATGAGATCACGGTCTTCGACCTTAGGGTAAAGGATACGGAGATCACAGGGGGCAATGCCAGCTGGTCAGTAGCTTATTATGAGACCAGTGCAGATGCGCAGGCACAGGAAAATGCCATACCGGACCCAACACAGTACACCAATACGGAAATAAATGGATTGGGTGCCAATCCACAAACGCTGTATGTTGTGGTCACCGATACGGATACGGGCTGTGTCGATTTTACGACCTTGACGATAAGGGTCTTACCGAACCCAACACCAACGGCCAGCGATTTGTTGCCCAACATAGAACGCTGTGACGAAGAAAACACGGGAGATGGTACAGAGATGTTTGACCTCACGGAAAACGAAGACCTGATCCGCAACGGTGAGAACGGAGTTACCATAACCTATCACGAGACAGAGGACGCTGCCAACGCTGGCACGGACGCAATCCCAGACCCAACACAGTACACCAATATAGAAACACCGACGCAGGAGATCTATGTGAGGATGACCAAGGACGCCACGGGCTGTTATGCCCTTGTGGACTTTACCATCGTGGTGAACCCATTACCGGAAGTGATAGCGGTAACGGACTTCATCCAATGCGAGCTCTTTACCGACGGCACCGACACTTTTGACCTTGGCACCAAGGACGCCGAAGTATTGAACGGACAGGACGAGGCCCAGTTTACGGTCAGTTACCATGATAACCTAACGGATGCGGAAGAAGGGATGAACGGCCTGGTGAGCCCGTACACCAATACGGCGAACCCGCAACAGATATTCGTGGCCATCACCAACAATGAGACGGGCTGTTCCATCAGCACCCAGAGCTTCAACATCGAGGTACAGGAAGCCGCACAGGCCAATCCGGATATGGACCCGATCGTTTTCGAGCTGTGTGACGATGAAATGGAGACCGATGGCAATCCGTTGGACGACAGCACCCAATTTGATTTAACGAACATGGACGCAGAGGTATTGGACGGTCAGGACCCATTGAACTACATCGTGACCTACTATGCCACCCAAGAAGACGCGGACGACAAGGTGAACCCATTGCCGACCTTATATGAAAATGTAACAAACCCACAGGTGATCTATGCAAGGGTAGACAACGATACGCCAGATGCGGTCACGGCCGCGGACACTTCGATCTGTTATGCCCTGGCAGCGCTTACGCTGCAGGTGAACCCGTTACCGGAGTTCGACCTGGATGAGAGCTATACCCTGTGCGTAAACACGGACGGGAGCGAAGTGCTGGACCCATTGGTCATTGACACAGGCCTATCGGCAACGGACTATGGTTTTGTGTGGAGTTATGAGGGCGTGGAAATAACTGGCGAGACAGGGCCGAGCATCATGCCCACACAGGGCGGTAACTACCGTGTGGATGTTATCGATGTAAGTACCTCGACGCAGACCAGTTGCCCTAACTTCGATACGACTGTGGTGATGGAAAGCGAACCGCCGAGCATAACGGTCAACGTGCTGACACAGAACTTTGCGGAGAGCCACGTTCTGGAAGTGGTGCCTGGGGACGAGATAGGGGACTATGAATACAGCCTGGACAATGGCCCATGGCAGGACGGGACCCTGTTCACTGACGTGTCACCCGGCCAGCACCATATCACGGCAAGGGACAGGAACGGCTGTGGGACCACGACCGAACCGGCATTCATAATCGATTACCCGCTGTACTTTACGCCCAACGGAGACGGCCGAAATGAAACTTGGAACATAGAAAGTATTGGAAATGGTGCGAAAATTTATATATTTGACCGCTACGGGAAGCTGTTGAAGCAGATCAGTCCGAACGGGACTGGCTGGAACGGCACCTACAATGGCAGTGCTATGCCGACCGACGGCTATTGGTTTACAGTGGAGTACGACGAGCCTTTGACAGGGGAACGTAAAGAATTTAGAGCCCATTTTACCTTGAAACGATAATTTATAAAATTTAAATAAATTAAAAGCCTGAATATTAAATAATATTCAGGCTTTTTTCTTTGTGCTGTCTGGGAAATAAAGAATCGAGAACAAAAATTTTGAGTCATAGAATTCAAAGGAGGAATTTGATTTTTAGTTAGCGCAACCGCTAACTCAACTAACAACATCAAAATGAACTAAATTTTGAACATGTTAAGAATTAGGTTATAACGATATCCGAACTTATTGTTTCAGATTTAAAAATTAAACTGTGAGTAAAGGATTTTAGGAAATAAATGCTAAAGAAGTAAAATTTTACAAACAGGTTAAATCTATTTAAGATATTCTTTAATAAAAGCTAAAGAATTAGTCTTTGAAAAGTAAATAATTGAACTTAGGTGGAAATAAATTGTAGTTCTGAAATAGACATAAAAAAAGCCTCAATATTATTTAATATTTAGGCCTTTATTGTGCTTTATACTTTTATTATAGGTTAAAGCCTAGAGTTAAGACGACGTCAGTAAATTTTGATTGTATTTCTGCTGAATCAGTGAGTCCAACATTATATAATTGATAGTTAATATCGCGTTGCGCTTGACTAAAAGCGATGTCTAAATTGAGATTACCAAAAGCATAGCCCAATCCAAGAGAATATCCATTAAGATCTCCATAAAAAGTATCGTCTATATAAGGGCTTTCCTCAAAGCGATAACCGCCTCTAAAACTCAGTTGCTTATAACGGTATTCGCCTCCAAGTCTATATGAAGCAGCAAAGTCTAAGCTATTATTAATATCGTTGTTTAAACTAGAAAATAAAATGTCAGAAGTTGGCTTGAATTTAGTATTACTATAATCCTTTATTGAATAATCAAAGCTAATTAAGCCTTTTATACCAAAAACATAGGCCAAGCTTCCAGTAAATTTTCCAGGGGTTTGTAATTTGTACTCTTCGTAGATATTAACAATATTACCAATAAATCCAATATCTGGATCCGCAATATTTGAATCTATACCTTGAACTAACTCATCACTGATTCTATACCATGTTGGGGAATTGTAAGACAATCCAACTCTTAAATCATCTGTCAATTTAGCGATAGTTCCTAGTTGAAAAGAAAAACCGCTTCCAGTTGAGGATAATAAATTTTCAAAAAAGATATTATTGACCATTGACGCATTATTTGAGTTAGTTTCTCTTAAAATAGTATATTTTTCGTAATTGATAAAATGGCTATTTAGGTTAATTCCGAAGAATAATCTATCATTATAATCTGTTGCAAAATTAAAGGCTAATTTGCCATTGTAACCTGTGCTTGCGTAGGCATAACGTTGATTATAGTTTCCTCCATTTACATTTGATATGTAAGCTGTGTTTTCATCAGTATCTTCGACAGGGTCAATTAGAAAACTTTCATAACCCAAAAATGCTTGTTGATTTTGGAAACCGTAATATGAACCAATTTCAGAATAAGCTTCTGAGTATGATTCACCACTGAATCTAGAAATTTCGTCTAAACGTAAACCTTGTGCATTTCCTAAAAAATACTCAGCTATCGATGTGATTGGGTTTGTGCCACTTGCAACCCAATCGTCATCATAATTAGCTGAACTATCATAAGCAACCCCTAATGAGAACTTTTTCCATGGTGAGTTTGAGTTCATATTATTAAATACAAAAGCTGCTCCTAACTGATTTAGATCTAAATTTGTATTAGAAGCGGAATTGTTTCCGTTAAAATAACTAATTTCATTTTTAGTGTTAAATATACCTAAGGATAAAGAGGCCTGACTATTATTAAATACCGCTGAGCCAGCAGGATTAATATTAACACTAGACATGTCGCCTCCAAGTGCTCCGAAAGCGCCACTCATAGCTCTAAAACGTGCTGTACCTTGAATTTCATCCATGGAATAACGCACGGCATCAGTAACATCCTGAGCTAAAACATAAGATGAACTTACTAAGCCTATAGCTAGTATAAGTAATTTTTTCATAAGTAAATTTTTTGAATTTGGAATCAAATATTTAGCTTATCCTCTGCTTCGTCTGACCGCACGGTTAGAACTACTGCTGCCACTAGATCGTCTAGAACTTCCAGAAGAACGTACGCTACTGGAAGAAGATCGTGAACTGCTACTGGATCTTACAGAACCAGAAGATCTGGAACTTCTTGTTGTTGGTGTGGAGATTCTAGTATTAGTTCTTGTTGTCCGCGATGAAGTTGGTCTTGTCACCCTTGAAGTTGAACTCGATCTCGAAGTGCGGAGTGTTGGCCGAGAACTAGGTGTACTTCTAATGGCTCTAGATGAGGAATTAGAAATAGCTCTAGTGCTTCTCGTATTTCTTGATATAGCAGCGTTAGATGATCTACGGGAGGAATAATTTCTTCTCGATAAGGCAGAATTGCTTCTACTTCCACGACTCAAATTATTACTATAAAGTAAAGATCCTCGTCTAGAGTTGCTATAAGCAAATCTGTTATTATGTGCATAATATCCATTGTTCCAGCCCCAACCAGTATGATACGCCCAACCTGGGTACCAACCTAAACCAGCGTTCCAGCCCAAACCAGCGTTCCAGCCCCAGCCAGCGTTCCAAGCCCATGGGTTATTCCAGCCCCAGCGATTCCAGCCCCAACCCCAGTTATTCCAGCCAAATCCGCCATTCCATAACCAAGGATCGTTCCATCCTATCCAGCCATTATCAATATAATTGATAGTAACGGTAGTTGTATTTTGTCCCCAACCACCATAGGCTGGTTGTTGTTCTAAGGTGTCTTGAACGGTCTCAACATAATTACTTTCGTAAGAATCTATATCGGTAAATACTTCGTTTTCTTCTTGAATAGCTTGAACTTCCTCTGAGTTTTGAGCAAAATAGTTCTTGTAATAATTAGAATCATTGGTAGAAGTGGTAACAACAGGCTCTTCAGTTTCGTTTACATATTCTTCGGACGAATAGATACCATCATTATCGTATCCTGCATACTGAAAAGATCCACAAGAAGTTAGCACAGTCGCTAAACCAAGTGCAACAACAAATGGCAATTTTTCGGTTATAATAGTTTTAAATCGCATATCTCATTTATTTTATTGTTGAACATAGCAAAAATAGTTAGTTTTGCTGTATTATTTAATACATTTAACATAAGCACAATATTTGTGCCAAAACACTAAAAATGGGCAAAAATCTTACTAGTAGAGCTGAAGATTATTCAAAATGGTATAATGAATTGGTTGTGAAAGCCGATTTAGCCGAAAATTCAGCGGTTAGAGGTTGTATGGTTATTAAACCTTATGGTTACGCTATTTGGGAAAAAATGCAAGCTGAACTAGATAGAATGTTCAAAGAAACAGGGCATGAGAATGCTTATTTTCCATTATTTGTGCCTAAAAGCTTATTTGAGGCGGAAGAGAAGAACGCAGAAGGTTTTGCTAAAGAATGTGCGGTAGTTACCCATTATCGCTTACAAAATGATCCTGATAATCCAGGGAAGTTGAGGGTAGATCCTGAAGCAAAATTGGAAGAAGAACTCGTGGTGCGACCAACGAGTGAAGCGATTATTTGGAATACCTACAAAGGGTGGATCCAAAGTTACAGGGATTTACCAATCTTAATTAATCAATGGGCAAATGTTGTCCGCTGGGAAATGCGAACACGTCTATTCTTGAGAACAGCTGAGTTTTTATGGCAAGAAGGACATACTGCACATGCGACAAAATCGGAGGCACTGGTGGAAGCAGAGCAAATGAATGATGTCTATGCGGAATTTGCAGAAGACTTTATGGCCATTCCTGTTATTAAAGGGGTAAAAACTGAAAGCGAACGTTTTGCAGGTGCCATAGAAACCTATTGTATTGAAGCTTTGATGCAGGATGGGAAAGCACTTCAAGCTGGTACTTCCCATTTTTTAGGACAGAATTTTGCGAAAGCATTTGATGTGAAGTTTACGAATAATGAAGGCAAATTAGATTACGTTTGGGCGACATCCTGGGGTGTTTCAACTCGATTAATGGGAGCATTGATCATGACCCATAGTGACGACAAAGGGTTAGTTTTACCACCAAATTTAGCACCATCTCAGGTCGTAATTGTCCCTATATACAAGACGGATGAACAATTTGATGCCATTACGGAAAAAGCTGAAAACATAATAAAAGAGCTTAAATCATTAGGTGTAAGTTGCAAATTTGATAAAAGAACGACACACAGACCAGGTGCAAAATTTGCGCAACACGAATTACAAGGCGTACCGTTACGAATTGCGATAGGTCCAAAAGATTTAGAGAATAATACTATTGAATTGGCAAGACGCGACACGCTCACCAAGGAAATTGTGCCAATGGATGAGTTGACATCTAAGGTTAAGAATCTGTTGGAAGTTATTCAAGAAGAACTATTTAAAAAGGCTTTGAATTTTAGAAACGAGCATATTACTGAGGTTGATGATTTTGATACCTTTAAAAAAGTTTTAGAAACAAAAACAGGTTTTATTTCGGCACATTGGGATGGTACTGATGAGACAGAGCAAAAGATCAAAGAGCTTACCAAGGCAACAATTCGTTGTATTCCTATGAACAATAAAATGGAAGATGGCAAGTGCGTTTACAGTGGGCAACCATCAAACCAACGCGTGCTATTTGCAAAGGCTTATTAAAATATTTAAAAAAAATTAGTTAGGTGTTGCAGAATTTAAAAATAGTTGTATTTTTGCATCCGCAATGGAAACATTGTAGGTTCATTTAAATAATAATATAACCAAAATGGCCCGTTCGTCTATCGGCTAGGACGCATGGTTTTCATCCATGTAAGAGGGGTTCGATTCCCCTACGGGCTACAATTTTAATAAGAAAAAATACAATGGCAAATCATAAGTCAGCTTTAAAAAGAATTAGAAGTAACGAAAAAAGACGTGTACTTAATAAGTATTATCATAAAACGACGCGTAATGCAATTAAGAAGTTACGTGAAATTACTGATGCAAAAGAAGCACAAGCAATGTTGCCTTCTGTACATAGCATGATTGATAAGTTAGCAAAGAAAAATATTATTCATGCTAACAAGGCTGGTAACTTAAAGTCAAAGTTAACTAAACATGTTGCGGCAATATAGTTTTGCTTTCTACTAAGATATTTAAAGTCTTTCCTTTTGGAGAGACTTTTTTTTACTTCTAATTTTAATTGAATTTCGATTCCTATTGAATGTTGAAGTATTGAAATTTAAAAATTCTCGATATTAAGAATTCCCCATCCTTTGATCTTTATGAGAACCCATAAATGGTCATCTTTTAATTTAATATGGGAAATGCTTAAATTTTCTAAAGATCCAATTAGTGAGATACCTTCCTTGAGTTCAAAATTTGAAGCGAGTTTGGTATTTATTGAATTCAAATTATCTTTCACAATGGGTTTTAGGTCAAAGGCTAATTTTTTAATAATTTTTTGATAGATAAAAGTGTTTACAATAGACTTTAGCATTTGATCGGTAAACCAGCTTTTACCCTTGCTATCAATTTTATAATTAGCAACAAATAGTTTCTGTTTGTCAACATTTAATATTAGCTCTGCTGAGATCGTGATGTTCAGTTCTCTATTGCGGTAAAGAAATGTAAGCGTTTGTAATTTTATTATTATCTCAATGTTGTATGTTTCAGAATTGCTCTTGGCTATTTTTATATCAATAATTTTAGCATACTTAATTTCCTTTCCCTTAGTATCTACTTTACTTATAATTTCCCCAGCAAATTTTTCATTCAAATAGTTTTCAATAGCTGTAAAATTTACTTTTACGGGAATAGTTATTGAGATGTCATTACTAACGGGAATTTCACTATCATCCATTTTATTTTAGCCTTAAAATAATTGAAGTATTAAATGTTATTACCTGAGTATTTGATTCATAACCCAAGCCGTATGTGCAGCAGTCTCACCGGTTGAGGGATGCGTGATTTGGTTCCATAAATGTTTCTTTATATTCTGCACATGATGCAACTGAATATTTTCAGGATTTTCAATCATTATACTTTTCGATTTACCATTACATTCAAGTTTGACTGGGTTTTCATCAAAGATTGAAAATTCAATTTTTCCTTCGCTTCCAAATATTTGGACAAGGTCTTCCCGTTTTTCAGTACCGAAATTCCAACTACCAGAACCTGTTATTCCAGATTTGTGAAGCCAATTTCCTGTAACAGCATCCATTGCTGAATATAAACCTTGTTGGTTTATCGCTATACCATGAGCTTGCGAAAAGTCTCCTAATAAATAGGCGAACAAATCTAATCCATGTGATGCTAAATCATCAAAATAACCAGCAGGAGCAATGTTGGCGTCTGTACGCCAATTATAAGTTTTAGATAAATCGATGGCGCTGGCTGGTTTGCAGAGTTGCCTACTGATATGCCTTACCTTACCAATTTTGTGTTCATCAATCCAAGATTTAATTTGCGTAAATCGAGGTAAGGAACGCCTGTAGTAGGCCACGAACAATGGCAGATTTTTAGATTGAAAAGCTTTATTGATATTTAAACAAGCTTCATAAGTTGGCGCCATAGGTTTTTCAATACAACAGATCTTATTTGCTTTAGCGACTTTTAGGGCATAATATTCATGGGAATCTGGAGGTGTTGCTATATAAACGGCATCAATATCAGAATCATTTATAAGGTCGTCAGCTTCTACGTGAAATTTCGGAACTTTATGTCTTTTGGCATAATCTTTCCCTTTGGATATATCTCTTCGCATTACGGCAGATAAATTAAAGCCGTCTGTTTTTTGATAAGCAGGTCCACTTTTTAATTCTGTTACATTGCCGCAACCAATAATTCCCCAATTATATGTCTTCATGATTTGATATTTGGTCTTTATGTATTTCAAATATATCATAAAATCATAGGTATTAATTGCCAATGCTTGTTTAAAATTTAGCAATTAATTTTCATTTATAATCTTGTGTTCTCAAGAATTTAGTTTTTTTATCTAATAACTAATAGCATCAACAAAAAATTGATATGGACTAATCGGAAATAATTTACACCGATAATTTTATAACAGAGAAATTCGGGAATATCAAAAAATATTCTTTTTGAACTTTCTAAAACAAAATGTTTAATTAATAAATCAAAAATTATGAAACGTAGAAATTTAATACTAACAATGGCATTGCTGTTTGTAACTGTATTTGCATTTGGGCAAAATAAAGATGATAAGCGTGTAATGATGGATGCCGAAAAATCCACTAAGTTACTTAAGAGCTCAGATGAAGGTATAGAGAAATTTATGGATAACGCTGCAGGTTATGTTGTATTTCCTAATGTAGGGGAAGGTGCATTAATTGTAGGAGCAGCATCGGGAAATGGAGTGGTATATAGCGACGGAATGCCAATTGGTATGGCCAGTTTAAAAAAATTAGATATTGGTCTGCAAGCAGGAGGCGAAGCTTATACCGAAATTATTTTCTTTGAAACAGAGGATGCGCTAAACGAATTTAAAGAAGGCAATTTTGAGCTTTCGGCAGAAGCAAAAGTGATAATGGTAGATAAAGGCGCAAGTAAAAACGCCAATTATAGCGATGGCGTCATAGTCTTTGTAAGACCTAAAGCAGGAGCTATGGCTGATATTTCTGTGGGTGGCCAAAAATTTAGTTATTCAGAATTTTAAATAAAGAATTAAATTTTAATATAGAAAAGTCGATTTTCATAATCGACTTTTTTGTTTTTAATATGTTGAGTTTTGTTTCCATCAGAATTTTCTTTTTTGGGATAAATAGTTTAATTTTTTAATATTAAATTTGGGGAATATAAGTTGAGACTAAATTCATCTAAATATAATACTTGTTAGAATGAAGTTATTTTTAAAATTCGATTTCACTAAAATTAGCAATGTTATTCTAGAAGAAAAATTGAAGGCTTGCAATTTTAAATACCGGCAAACTTCCTTCGGAGAAATTGAACTTTTGGAAAGGGTCTCTAGCCAGCAATTAGAAACATTTAAGAACAGCATTAAGGACTATGGTATTTATATTGTTGAAGATGCTAAAAAAATAATGGTTGAGAAGATTAAGGATACTATAATGGATATGATTTTTAACGAAAAGAATGAGATCAACGTTAAAACTTCAGTCTTTTTGTCCGAAAAATTGAATCAAAGTTATAGTTATCTTTCAAACTTATTTTCGGAAGTTACGTTTACCTCCATTGAGAATTTTATAATTTTGCAAAAAATAGAATACACTAAGAGGTTACTGACAAATGAAGAATTATCCTTAACCGAAATAGCTTATAAACTCAATTATTCTAGTGTGGCTCATTTGAGCAAGCAATTTAAAAATACTACAGGAATTACCCCTTCAGCTTTTCAGCGAATTATAGCAAAGCGAAAAGAACATAAGTTGGACTCATAAAACACGTTGAAATTATGAATGAAGATTATATTTATATTGCCTTGGCCGACGATGATGAAGATGATAGGTTCTTTTTTACTGAAGCATTTGAAGAATTAAAAGTAACGAATAAAGTTTCAACCTTTAAGGATGGTGCAGAATTGATGCATTATTTAGAAGCACCTGACAATGAAATTCCAGATCTGTTGTTTTTAGATTTGAACATGCCGAAAAAATCAGGAATAGAATGCTTAAAGGACATCAAGGCCAATAAAAAATTTAAGGATTTAGTCATAGCCATTTATTCCACATCGTCCTCAGAAGAAGATGTAGAAGAAACCTTTGTTTTGGGCGCGAATATCTACATTAAAAAACCCAATGATTTTGAAAAATTAAAGAAGGTTCTTTCTGAAGTGGTAACCACGAATTGGCAGTATCATACTAATGGTTTAAATAAAGAAAACTTTTTATTGCGTCTCTAAACTATGTCTTTAGCTCCTAGTAAACTTTTAAAGATTGTATTTGGTGTAGGACTCTTTGTTATACTTTGTATCGGAGGGTTTACTTATAAACACATTAAGTCTCTTTCTGAAACCTCTGAAATTGTTAACGATACGTTTACACTGCGGATTGAGTTAGAGCAGATAATTTCTAATCTTAAGGATGCAGAAATAGGACATAGAGGATTTTTGCTTACACATGATTCTTTATTTTTAGAGCCCTACCAAAAAAGCCTTCAGAAAATCAATGCCAATCTTACTAAATTAGACACACTAATAATACGCAATAAAGTTCAACGGGAAAAC
Protein-coding sequences here:
- a CDS encoding OmpP1/FadL family transporter, with translation MKKLLILAIGLVSSSYVLAQDVTDAVRYSMDEIQGTARFRAMSGAFGALGGDMSSVNINPAGSAVFNNSQASLSLGIFNTKNEISYFNGNNSASNTNLDLNQLGAAFVFNNMNSNSPWKKFSLGVAYDSSANYDDDWVASGTNPITSIAEYFLGNAQGLRLDEISRFSGESYSEAYSEIGSYYGFQNQQAFLGYESFLIDPVEDTDENTAYISNVNGGNYNQRYAYASTGYNGKLAFNFATDYNDRLFFGINLNSHFINYEKYTILRETNSNNASMVNNIFFENLLSSTGSGFSFQLGTIAKLTDDLRVGLSYNSPTWYRISDELVQGIDSNIADPDIGFIGNIVNIYEEYKLQTPGKFTGSLAYVFGIKGLISFDYSIKDYSNTKFKPTSDILFSSLNNDINNSLDFAASYRLGGEYRYKQLSFRGGYRFEESPYIDDTFYGDLNGYSLGLGYAFGNLNLDIAFSQAQRDINYQLYNVGLTDSAEIQSKFTDVVLTLGFNL
- a CDS encoding helix-turn-helix domain-containing protein, which gives rise to MKLFLKFDFTKISNVILEEKLKACNFKYRQTSFGEIELLERVSSQQLETFKNSIKDYGIYIVEDAKKIMVEKIKDTIMDMIFNEKNEINVKTSVFLSEKLNQSYSYLSNLFSEVTFTSIENFIILQKIEYTKRLLTNEELSLTEIAYKLNYSSVAHLSKQFKNTTGITPSAFQRIIAKRKEHKLDS
- the proS gene encoding proline--tRNA ligase, with product MGKNLTSRAEDYSKWYNELVVKADLAENSAVRGCMVIKPYGYAIWEKMQAELDRMFKETGHENAYFPLFVPKSLFEAEEKNAEGFAKECAVVTHYRLQNDPDNPGKLRVDPEAKLEEELVVRPTSEAIIWNTYKGWIQSYRDLPILINQWANVVRWEMRTRLFLRTAEFLWQEGHTAHATKSEALVEAEQMNDVYAEFAEDFMAIPVIKGVKTESERFAGAIETYCIEALMQDGKALQAGTSHFLGQNFAKAFDVKFTNNEGKLDYVWATSWGVSTRLMGALIMTHSDDKGLVLPPNLAPSQVVIVPIYKTDEQFDAITEKAENIIKELKSLGVSCKFDKRTTHRPGAKFAQHELQGVPLRIAIGPKDLENNTIELARRDTLTKEIVPMDELTSKVKNLLEVIQEELFKKALNFRNEHITEVDDFDTFKKVLETKTGFISAHWDGTDETEQKIKELTKATIRCIPMNNKMEDGKCVYSGQPSNQRVLFAKAY
- a CDS encoding response regulator, whose protein sequence is MNEDYIYIALADDDEDDRFFFTEAFEELKVTNKVSTFKDGAELMHYLEAPDNEIPDLLFLDLNMPKKSGIECLKDIKANKKFKDLVIAIYSTSSSEEDVEETFVLGANIYIKKPNDFEKLKKVLSEVVTTNWQYHTNGLNKENFLLRL
- a CDS encoding Gfo/Idh/MocA family protein codes for the protein MKTYNWGIIGCGNVTELKSGPAYQKTDGFNLSAVMRRDISKGKDYAKRHKVPKFHVEADDLINDSDIDAVYIATPPDSHEYYALKVAKANKICCIEKPMAPTYEACLNINKAFQSKNLPLFVAYYRRSLPRFTQIKSWIDEHKIGKVRHISRQLCKPASAIDLSKTYNWRTDANIAPAGYFDDLASHGLDLFAYLLGDFSQAHGIAINQQGLYSAMDAVTGNWLHKSGITGSGSWNFGTEKREDLVQIFGSEGKIEFSIFDENPVKLECNGKSKSIMIENPENIQLHHVQNIKKHLWNQITHPSTGETAAHTAWVMNQILR
- a CDS encoding lipid-binding SYLF domain-containing protein; the protein is MKRRNLILTMALLFVTVFAFGQNKDDKRVMMDAEKSTKLLKSSDEGIEKFMDNAAGYVVFPNVGEGALIVGAASGNGVVYSDGMPIGMASLKKLDIGLQAGGEAYTEIIFFETEDALNEFKEGNFELSAEAKVIMVDKGASKNANYSDGVIVFVRPKAGAMADISVGGQKFSYSEF
- the rpsT gene encoding 30S ribosomal protein S20; translation: MANHKSALKRIRSNEKRRVLNKYYHKTTRNAIKKLREITDAKEAQAMLPSVHSMIDKLAKKNIIHANKAGNLKSKLTKHVAAI
- a CDS encoding DUF4403 family protein; protein product: MDDSEIPVSNDISITIPVKVNFTAIENYLNEKFAGEIISKVDTKGKEIKYAKIIDIKIAKSNSETYNIEIIIKLQTLTFLYRNRELNITISAELILNVDKQKLFVANYKIDSKGKSWFTDQMLKSIVNTFIYQKIIKKLAFDLKPIVKDNLNSINTKLASNFELKEGISLIGSLENLSISHIKLKDDHLWVLIKIKGWGILNIENF